One window of Mesorhizobium loti R88b genomic DNA carries:
- a CDS encoding phospholipase D-like domain-containing protein, whose product MFGKARVAFTNGVLSTQWMSHALQKAGIKVGQREKIAAILQDPTSKIRAYLHGDVPDVLTSLLKRAKAEGGTVRLALYELGDDELCDAIIAAKDVVEVILSNSGKGKLADAAEDDKTEVWDAGNFRYRQRLRDAGVVVTDRLFNNNHIGHNKFAVYRDAQGKPLAVMTGSTNWTSTGICGQSNNAFVRDDPAMAEVFNDYWQRMKADVFPPPASETAAGHVAQTQGVPFRRDNHLPNPLNGATSALDGMTVWFSPNDPKRSKKDISVRPVDLEDVFARIKAAKRAVLFLVFNPSLLGDNSIVDQAVAAAKADPNLIVQGAISDETAMPNYVAPPKDPVTHKSIKGGGKSPFVYPENVWEAPNVSIVRAANLTGATIARDFQAEVLTVGHAIVHDKIVIIDPMEDNATVITGSHNLGYKASYENDENLVIVEGDKTFAAAYAVHMLDVYDHYKFRAWRRTIGKGPSDDDGISIDDKWLKPYADGKKGAIARYFP is encoded by the coding sequence ATGTTCGGCAAGGCGCGTGTCGCCTTCACCAATGGCGTGCTGTCGACACAATGGATGTCGCACGCGTTGCAGAAGGCCGGCATCAAGGTCGGGCAGCGCGAGAAGATCGCTGCGATCCTGCAGGACCCGACCAGCAAGATACGCGCCTATCTGCATGGCGATGTGCCCGATGTGCTGACCAGTCTCCTGAAACGCGCCAAGGCCGAGGGCGGCACGGTCAGGCTTGCCCTCTATGAGCTTGGTGATGACGAATTGTGCGACGCTATCATCGCCGCGAAGGATGTCGTCGAGGTCATCCTTTCCAATTCTGGCAAGGGCAAGCTTGCAGACGCGGCCGAAGACGACAAGACCGAGGTTTGGGATGCCGGCAACTTTCGCTACAGGCAGCGCCTGCGCGATGCGGGCGTGGTGGTGACGGACCGGCTGTTCAACAACAACCATATCGGCCACAACAAATTCGCTGTCTACCGCGACGCCCAGGGCAAGCCGCTGGCGGTGATGACCGGCAGCACCAACTGGACCTCGACGGGCATTTGCGGACAGTCCAACAATGCCTTTGTCCGTGACGATCCCGCGATGGCCGAGGTCTTCAATGACTATTGGCAGCGCATGAAGGCGGACGTGTTTCCGCCACCAGCCAGCGAAACCGCTGCCGGGCACGTCGCACAGACGCAAGGTGTGCCGTTCCGCAGGGACAACCATTTGCCCAATCCGCTGAACGGCGCGACCTCGGCGCTGGACGGCATGACGGTCTGGTTCTCCCCGAACGACCCGAAGCGCAGCAAGAAGGATATTTCTGTGCGGCCGGTGGACCTCGAGGATGTCTTCGCGCGCATCAAGGCGGCCAAGCGCGCCGTTCTGTTCCTCGTGTTCAACCCTTCATTGCTCGGCGACAACTCGATCGTCGATCAGGCCGTCGCCGCCGCGAAGGCCGATCCAAATCTGATCGTGCAGGGCGCCATCAGCGACGAGACCGCCATGCCCAACTATGTCGCGCCGCCCAAGGATCCGGTCACACATAAGTCGATCAAGGGCGGCGGCAAGTCGCCCTTCGTCTATCCGGAAAATGTCTGGGAGGCGCCGAACGTCTCCATTGTGCGGGCGGCGAACCTGACCGGCGCCACCATCGCGCGCGACTTCCAGGCCGAGGTGCTGACCGTCGGCCATGCGATCGTGCACGACAAGATCGTCATCATCGATCCGATGGAGGACAACGCCACCGTCATCACCGGAAGCCACAATCTCGGTTACAAGGCGTCCTACGAAAACGACGAGAATCTGGTGATCGTGGAAGGCGACAAGACGTTTGCCGCAGCCTACGCCGTGCACATGCTCGACGTCTACGACCACTACAAATTCCGCGCCTGGCGCCGGACGATCGGCAAGGGACCATCGGACGATGACGGGATTTCCATCGACGACAAGTGGCTGAAGCCCTACGCGGATGGCAAGAAAGGCGCGATTGCCCGGTATTTTCCTTAA
- a CDS encoding GcvT family protein: protein MKSHVKAVVIGGGVVGCSVLYHLAKAGWTDIMLIERSELTSGSSWHAAGGFHTLNGDPNVAKLQAYTVQLYKEIEEISGQSCSLHLTGGVMMADTPERMDFLRLAHAKGRYLGMDTELITPSEAKAMFPLMDETNFVGAMWDPVEGHLDPSGTTIAYSKAAKKLGADIVLRNRVVDLTQQPDGTWNVVTEQGTVHAEHVVNCGGLWAREIGRMVGVELPVLAMEHMYLLTEPMPEVEEFNKSTGREMIGVLDFKGEIYTRQERNGILLGTYEKACKPWSPVNTPWDFGHELLPPDLDRIAPSLEIGFKHFPGIEKAGIKQIINGPFTFALDGNPLVGPVQGLTNFWCACAVMAGFSQGGGVGLALSNWMVHGDPGFDVWGMDVARFGEWAGLRYTNAKVRENYSRRFSIRFPNEELPAARPAQTTPLYDTMLANNAVMGDSWGLETPLWFAPKGKEPKDIVSFHRSNDFGPIGEEVRATRERVGVTEIANFAKYEVSGPGAEEFLNRQMTNRMPKTGRIVLTPMVNEFGKLIGDFTIAKAAEDRFMIWGSSAAQKYHMRWFEKHLPKDGPRGSEVRIHRFDQTLVGLSIAGPKSRDLLQKLVDVDISTKAFRFMDFREMAVGGAPCMVNRITYTGDLGYEIWMAPAYERLVYKAIKDAGEEFGLVDFGMRALLSMRLEKNFPTWFRELRPIYGPFEGSMDRFIKLEKNDFIGREAAAKEQAEGPKLRRVSFIVDAADADVMGDEPIWAKVSKDYGTVEKPHGYGAPRFDTSGKEIRGSKAAEGASAVRGIVDGDWRVVGWVTSGGYAHYVQKSMAQGYVPAALAEDESAGLFEIEILGHRRPARINVEAPFDPSGEKMRT from the coding sequence ATGAAATCCCACGTTAAAGCGGTTGTCATTGGCGGCGGCGTCGTCGGCTGCTCGGTTCTCTACCATCTGGCCAAGGCCGGCTGGACCGACATCATGCTGATCGAGCGCTCGGAACTGACCTCCGGCTCGTCCTGGCACGCGGCGGGCGGCTTCCACACACTCAACGGCGATCCCAACGTCGCCAAGCTGCAGGCCTATACGGTGCAGCTCTACAAGGAGATCGAGGAAATCTCCGGCCAGTCCTGCTCGCTGCATCTGACCGGCGGCGTGATGATGGCCGATACGCCCGAACGCATGGACTTTCTGCGGCTGGCCCACGCCAAGGGCCGCTATCTCGGCATGGACACCGAGCTAATTACCCCATCCGAAGCCAAGGCGATGTTCCCGCTGATGGACGAGACCAATTTCGTCGGCGCCATGTGGGACCCGGTCGAAGGCCATCTCGATCCCTCCGGCACCACCATCGCCTACTCCAAGGCGGCCAAGAAACTCGGCGCCGACATCGTGCTGCGCAACCGCGTCGTCGACCTGACGCAGCAGCCGGACGGCACCTGGAACGTCGTCACCGAACAGGGCACGGTCCACGCCGAGCACGTCGTCAATTGCGGCGGCCTGTGGGCGCGCGAGATCGGCCGCATGGTCGGCGTCGAACTGCCGGTGCTGGCCATGGAGCACATGTATCTGCTGACCGAGCCGATGCCGGAGGTCGAGGAATTCAACAAGTCGACCGGTCGCGAGATGATCGGCGTGCTCGACTTCAAGGGCGAGATTTACACCCGCCAGGAGCGCAACGGCATCCTGCTCGGCACCTATGAAAAGGCCTGCAAGCCGTGGTCGCCGGTCAACACCCCCTGGGATTTCGGCCACGAACTGCTGCCGCCAGATCTCGACCGCATCGCGCCGTCGCTGGAGATCGGCTTCAAGCATTTCCCCGGCATCGAGAAGGCCGGCATCAAGCAGATCATCAACGGCCCGTTCACCTTCGCGCTTGACGGCAACCCGCTGGTCGGCCCGGTGCAGGGCCTGACCAATTTCTGGTGCGCCTGCGCCGTCATGGCGGGCTTCAGCCAGGGCGGCGGCGTCGGTCTCGCTCTGTCCAACTGGATGGTGCATGGCGATCCCGGTTTCGACGTCTGGGGCATGGATGTCGCCCGCTTCGGCGAATGGGCCGGCCTGCGCTACACCAACGCCAAGGTCCGCGAAAACTATTCGCGCCGCTTCTCCATCCGCTTCCCCAATGAAGAGCTGCCGGCGGCACGCCCGGCGCAGACGACGCCGCTCTACGACACGATGCTCGCCAACAATGCCGTCATGGGCGATAGCTGGGGTCTGGAAACCCCGCTGTGGTTCGCGCCAAAGGGCAAAGAGCCCAAGGACATCGTCTCCTTCCACCGCTCCAACGATTTCGGCCCGATCGGCGAGGAAGTGCGCGCCACGCGCGAGCGTGTCGGCGTCACCGAGATCGCCAACTTCGCCAAATACGAAGTATCGGGGCCGGGCGCGGAAGAATTCCTCAACCGGCAGATGACCAACCGCATGCCGAAGACCGGCCGCATCGTGCTGACGCCGATGGTCAACGAATTCGGCAAACTGATCGGCGACTTTACCATCGCCAAGGCCGCTGAAGACCGCTTCATGATCTGGGGCTCGTCGGCCGCGCAGAAATACCACATGCGCTGGTTCGAAAAGCATCTTCCGAAGGATGGCCCAAGGGGATCAGAGGTGCGCATCCACCGCTTCGACCAGACGCTTGTCGGCCTGTCGATCGCCGGGCCGAAATCGCGTGACCTCCTGCAGAAGCTCGTCGATGTCGACATCTCGACAAAAGCCTTCCGCTTCATGGATTTCCGCGAAATGGCGGTCGGCGGCGCGCCGTGCATGGTTAACCGTATCACCTACACCGGCGATCTCGGCTACGAGATCTGGATGGCGCCGGCCTATGAGCGGCTGGTGTACAAGGCGATCAAGGATGCCGGCGAGGAATTCGGCCTGGTCGATTTCGGCATGCGCGCTTTGCTGTCTATGCGCCTGGAAAAGAACTTCCCGACCTGGTTCCGCGAGCTCAGGCCGATCTACGGACCGTTCGAAGGTTCGATGGACCGCTTCATCAAGCTCGAGAAGAACGATTTTATCGGCCGCGAGGCCGCCGCCAAGGAACAGGCGGAAGGACCGAAACTGCGCCGTGTCTCGTTCATCGTCGACGCTGCCGATGCCGACGTGATGGGCGACGAGCCGATTTGGGCCAAGGTCAGCAAGGATTATGGCACGGTGGAAAAGCCGCATGGCTACGGCGCGCCGCGTTTCGATACATCCGGCAAGGAAATCCGTGGTTCCAAAGCTGCTGAAGGCGCTTCTGCCGTGCGCGGCATCGTCGATGGCGACTGGCGCGTGGTTGGCTGGGTGACGTCGGGCGGTTATGCCCACTATGTCCAGAAGTCGATGGCGCAGGGCTATGTGCCGGCGGCCCTTGCCGAAGACGAGAGTGCCGGACTATTCGAGATTGAGATCCTCGGTCACCGGCGCCCGGCGCGCATCAATGTCGAGGCGCCCTTCGACCCGAGCGGCGAGAAGATGCGGACCTGA
- a CDS encoding trimethylamine methyltransferase family protein, with the protein MTAALQPLEPAQAPDRARRGGRAGKRAGGSAAFEQPAYRQLRNPLTPTKLVSDDELESIHLASLRVLREIGVDVLHDEARRIMKAHGADVREGSERVRFDSDMILDLVSNCPSEFTIHSRNPAHNVRFGGDNLIISMMASAPNCSDIDRGRRPGNQADYRNFLRLAQMHNILNCTGGYPVEPTDIHPSVRHLECVRDLATLTDKVFHIYSLGKERNVDGIEITRIARGISHEQLLEEPSVFTIINTNSPLKLDVPMMEGIIQMSSKGQVVIVTPFTLSGAMAPVTIAGALVQQNAEALSGIAFAQMVRKGAPVGYGGFTSNVDMKSGSPAFGTPEYMKAQLVGGQLARRYKIPYRTSNTCAANTVDAQAAYESVFSLWGAIQGGGNLMMHAAGWLEGGLRCSYEKTILDIDLLQMVAEFLTPLDMSDEALGFDAIQSVGPGGHFFGTQHTQDRYKNAFYSPILSDWRNFETWAEAGSPTAMEKANRVWKERLASYEEPYMDPAIREELNAFVEKRTSEGGAPTDF; encoded by the coding sequence ATGACCGCCGCCCTACAACCCCTAGAACCGGCCCAGGCACCTGACCGTGCCCGCCGTGGCGGCCGCGCCGGAAAGCGTGCCGGAGGCTCGGCCGCGTTCGAGCAGCCGGCTTACCGCCAGCTGAGAAATCCGCTCACGCCGACCAAGCTGGTCTCCGATGACGAGCTCGAATCGATCCACCTCGCCTCCTTGCGCGTGCTCCGGGAAATCGGCGTCGACGTTCTGCACGACGAAGCCCGCCGCATCATGAAGGCGCATGGCGCCGATGTTCGCGAAGGCTCGGAGCGGGTGCGCTTCGACAGCGACATGATCCTCGACCTGGTTTCGAACTGCCCGTCCGAATTCACCATCCATTCCCGCAATCCCGCGCACAATGTGCGCTTCGGCGGCGACAATCTGATCATCTCGATGATGGCCTCCGCGCCCAATTGCTCCGACATCGATCGCGGCCGCCGGCCGGGCAACCAGGCCGACTACCGCAACTTCCTGCGTCTGGCGCAGATGCACAACATTCTGAACTGCACCGGCGGCTACCCGGTCGAGCCGACCGATATCCATCCGTCGGTCCGCCACCTCGAATGCGTCCGCGACCTCGCCACGCTGACCGACAAGGTGTTCCACATCTATTCGCTGGGCAAGGAGCGCAATGTCGACGGCATCGAGATCACCCGCATCGCGCGCGGCATCAGCCACGAGCAGTTGCTGGAAGAGCCGTCCGTCTTCACCATCATCAACACCAATTCGCCGCTCAAGCTCGACGTGCCGATGATGGAAGGCATCATCCAGATGTCGAGCAAGGGTCAGGTCGTCATCGTCACCCCGTTCACTTTGTCGGGCGCCATGGCGCCGGTGACCATCGCAGGCGCGCTGGTGCAGCAGAATGCCGAGGCATTGTCCGGCATCGCCTTTGCCCAGATGGTGCGCAAGGGCGCGCCGGTCGGTTATGGCGGCTTCACCTCCAATGTCGACATGAAGTCCGGATCGCCGGCCTTCGGCACGCCGGAATACATGAAAGCGCAGCTCGTCGGCGGCCAGCTCGCCCGCCGCTACAAGATCCCCTACCGCACCTCCAACACCTGTGCAGCCAACACGGTCGACGCGCAGGCAGCTTACGAAAGCGTCTTCTCGCTGTGGGGCGCCATCCAGGGCGGCGGCAATCTTATGATGCATGCCGCCGGCTGGCTCGAGGGGGGCCTGCGCTGCTCCTATGAGAAGACCATTCTCGACATCGACCTGCTGCAGATGGTGGCCGAATTCCTCACCCCACTAGACATGTCCGACGAGGCGCTCGGCTTCGACGCCATCCAGTCAGTCGGCCCCGGCGGCCATTTCTTCGGCACCCAGCACACTCAGGACCGCTACAAGAACGCCTTCTATTCACCGATCCTGTCCGACTGGCGCAATTTCGAGACCTGGGCGGAAGCCGGCTCGCCGACGGCGATGGAAAAGGCCAACCGGGTGTGGAAGGAACGGCTGGCGTCCTACGAAGAACCCTACATGGACCCGGCAATCCGCGAAGAGCTCAACGCCTTCGTCGAAAAGCGCACGTCCGAAGGCGGCGCGCCGACCGATTTCTGA